A stretch of the Thalassotalea euphylliae genome encodes the following:
- a CDS encoding TonB-dependent receptor — MKLLKQSSLALCVHAALFSTTAISFNAQAEEAEAEKVVGVEVIEVTARKRTENVKDVPIAVSALTPKKLEVLGSSGMDVRALSGKVPSLLIESSFGRTFPRFYIRGLGNTDFDLLASQPVSLVYDDVVLENALTKGMPMFDIERVEVLRGPQGTLFGRNTTAGIVKVQSKKPTQDFDANVSASYGTYGSTDLRLAVGGGLTDTLSGRIALLQQDRDDYIDNEAPGFEAKDQLGGYSETAGRVQLLWEPNDEFSALFNYHFRDAEADARIFRANIIKPGTNDLIDGFDRDTVFQDAASRNEQTVDMKGASLKLEYDMGDHTLTSVSGYESAEIFSVGDIDGGYGAAFLPSGSGPGVIPFPSETGARMPDHKQLTQELRISSNELGKLDYQFGLFYFDEDLTINNLSFDTLGGGAQNGIAVQNMETTAWAVFASVDYEISDRVNVNGGIRYSDDEREWDGTLVQSPFGAPGFSEATSVDDSQVSGDLSVNYRYSDETNLYARIARGYRAPSIQGRNLLFSGNATTADSETVASIETGFKSTTADRMGRLDGSVFYYEVSDQQLTAVGGTGNLASLLNADKAVGYGFELDGEYFITADLVVAGSLSYNNTEIQQSDLGVAPCGANCTVKDPINDQGFALIDGNSLPQSPEWISNLSVRWSKELGEGELYVYSDWSYRSEVNFFLYESVEFEGDALLEGGVRVGYEWYGDDADYEVAVFGRNITDEEQLTGAIDFNNLTGYINEGRFWGVEFKANFF; from the coding sequence ATGAAACTGTTGAAGCAGTCTTCACTCGCACTTTGTGTGCATGCCGCTCTTTTTTCCACCACTGCGATTAGTTTTAATGCTCAAGCTGAAGAAGCTGAAGCAGAAAAAGTCGTCGGTGTTGAAGTTATTGAAGTAACCGCTCGTAAAAGAACTGAAAACGTAAAAGACGTTCCAATTGCGGTATCAGCATTAACGCCTAAAAAACTAGAAGTGTTAGGTTCATCTGGTATGGATGTACGTGCACTTTCAGGTAAAGTACCAAGTCTACTTATCGAATCTTCTTTCGGTCGTACTTTCCCGCGTTTTTATATTCGTGGTTTAGGTAACACGGATTTTGATTTACTAGCCTCTCAACCTGTTTCTTTAGTTTACGATGATGTTGTACTAGAAAACGCATTAACTAAAGGTATGCCAATGTTTGACATTGAGCGTGTTGAAGTTTTGCGTGGTCCACAAGGTACACTTTTCGGTCGTAACACGACTGCGGGTATCGTTAAAGTTCAATCTAAAAAGCCAACGCAAGATTTTGATGCTAACGTGTCTGCATCATACGGTACCTATGGTTCAACTGACCTACGTTTAGCAGTAGGTGGCGGTTTAACTGATACATTATCTGGCCGTATTGCACTTCTTCAACAAGATCGTGACGATTACATCGACAACGAAGCGCCTGGTTTTGAAGCGAAAGATCAGCTAGGTGGCTACAGCGAAACAGCTGGTCGTGTTCAGTTACTTTGGGAACCAAACGACGAGTTTAGTGCGTTGTTTAACTACCACTTCCGCGATGCTGAAGCAGATGCTCGTATTTTCCGTGCTAACATCATCAAGCCAGGTACTAATGACCTGATTGACGGTTTTGATCGCGACACTGTTTTCCAAGATGCGGCAAGCCGTAACGAACAAACTGTTGACATGAAAGGCGCAAGCTTAAAGCTTGAGTACGACATGGGCGATCACACATTAACTTCTGTTAGTGGTTACGAGTCTGCAGAAATTTTCTCTGTTGGTGATATCGATGGTGGTTACGGCGCTGCGTTCTTACCTAGCGGTTCTGGCCCAGGTGTTATTCCATTCCCATCAGAAACTGGCGCAAGAATGCCAGATCACAAGCAATTAACGCAAGAACTTCGTATTTCAAGCAATGAGCTTGGCAAGTTAGATTACCAATTTGGTTTATTCTACTTTGACGAAGACTTAACCATTAACAACTTAAGTTTCGACACCTTAGGTGGCGGCGCTCAAAATGGTATTGCTGTTCAAAACATGGAAACTACAGCATGGGCGGTATTCGCTTCTGTTGATTACGAAATTTCTGACCGTGTAAATGTTAACGGTGGTATTCGTTACTCTGACGATGAACGTGAGTGGGACGGTACTTTAGTTCAATCTCCATTTGGCGCACCAGGTTTTAGCGAAGCTACAAGTGTTGATGACTCACAAGTTTCAGGTGACTTAAGCGTTAACTACCGTTACAGCGATGAGACTAACTTATACGCACGTATCGCTCGTGGTTACCGTGCACCGAGTATCCAAGGTCGTAACTTATTGTTCTCTGGTAATGCAACAACAGCAGACTCAGAAACTGTTGCGTCAATTGAAACTGGTTTCAAGTCAACGACTGCTGACCGAATGGGTCGTTTAGACGGTTCTGTATTCTACTACGAAGTTAGCGATCAACAATTAACTGCGGTTGGTGGTACTGGCAACTTAGCATCACTATTAAATGCAGACAAAGCAGTTGGCTACGGTTTTGAATTAGACGGTGAATACTTCATCACTGCTGATTTAGTCGTTGCTGGTAGCTTGAGCTACAACAACACTGAAATTCAACAAAGCGATTTAGGTGTAGCACCTTGTGGCGCAAACTGTACTGTTAAAGATCCAATTAACGATCAAGGTTTCGCGCTAATTGATGGTAACTCATTACCGCAATCTCCTGAGTGGATCAGCAACTTATCTGTTCGTTGGTCTAAAGAGCTAGGTGAAGGTGAGCTATACGTTTACTCAGATTGGTCATACCGTAGTGAAGTAAACTTCTTCTTATACGAATCTGTTGAATTTGAAGGTGATGCATTACTTGAAGGTGGCGTTCGTGTAGGTTACGAATGGTACGGTGACGATGCAGACTACGAAGTAGCTGTTTTCGGTCGTAACATTACTGACGAAGAGCAACTAACTGGTGCAATCGACTTTAACAACTTAACCGGTTACATCAACGAAGGTCGCTTCTGGGGTGTTGAGTTTAAAGCGAACTTCTTCTAA
- a CDS encoding DUF2982 domain-containing protein: protein MPEIKIKPIANNHGQFLTLVGVIGLLVTIAISHHFWSELRLVFTLLLLASLVTLFIGLTKRFEPEYSLLISPQGIKFSHKYGGWKLPWTDVLRFDQLNVQVGLDRRILPYIGIRLSNCDSLVESITPRLASRLPHEQRPLLTMAITQSLLTIEQAQINFSPYKHHDDLLKGPIALYMHHTQALAKAYGYHVYLPLSALDRSGEEFIQLLKQCQAHRHQYSP from the coding sequence ATGCCAGAAATAAAAATTAAACCGATAGCCAACAATCATGGGCAGTTTTTAACCCTAGTCGGGGTCATAGGTTTACTCGTAACAATAGCCATTAGCCATCACTTTTGGAGTGAGTTAAGGCTAGTGTTCACCTTGTTATTACTGGCAAGTTTAGTGACTTTATTTATTGGCTTAACAAAGCGATTTGAACCTGAGTACAGCTTGTTAATATCGCCGCAAGGCATCAAGTTTTCGCACAAATATGGTGGTTGGAAACTGCCGTGGACTGATGTATTGCGTTTTGACCAACTCAATGTGCAAGTTGGTTTAGACCGCCGAATTTTACCCTACATAGGCATCAGGCTAAGCAATTGCGACAGTTTAGTTGAATCAATTACCCCAAGGCTGGCAAGCCGACTTCCTCATGAGCAGCGACCATTGTTAACCATGGCAATAACGCAATCACTGTTAACTATTGAACAAGCACAAATTAATTTTTCCCCTTATAAGCATCATGACGACTTACTTAAAGGGCCAATTGCGTTATACATGCACCACACGCAAGCACTTGCAAAAGCGTATGGCTATCATGTGTATTTACCACTGTCTGCATTAGACCGAAGCGGCGAAGAATTTATACAATTATTAAAGCAATGCCAAGCACACCGTCATCAATACTCGCCATAA
- the aroG gene encoding 3-deoxy-7-phosphoheptulonate synthase AroG translates to MYQTDDIRINKIKELLPPVALIERFPATEQASATVFEGRQAISNIFNGKDDRLLVVIGPCSIHDTKAAIEYGQRLVKLREKYKANLEIVMRVYFEKPRTTVGWKGLINDPYLDNSFKLNDGLRMGRKLLLDLNDMGLPTAGEFLDMITPQYMADFMCWGAIGARTTESQVHRELASGLSCPVGFKNGTDGTIKVAVDAVGAASASHHFLSVTKYGHSAIVETAGNPDCHIILRGGKETNYDKDSVKEVTDQLASAKLNTKIMIDFSHANSKKKFENQMLVSDDVAAQIAQGNQDIFGVMVESHLVEGRQDLVDGKAANYGQSITDACIGWEDTEKLLAQLNDAVATRNK, encoded by the coding sequence ATGTACCAAACCGACGATATCCGCATTAATAAAATCAAAGAGTTATTACCACCAGTAGCGTTAATCGAACGATTTCCAGCTACCGAGCAAGCGTCGGCAACGGTATTTGAGGGCCGACAAGCAATAAGTAATATTTTTAATGGTAAAGATGACCGTTTACTTGTCGTTATTGGTCCATGTTCTATCCACGATACAAAAGCGGCAATTGAATACGGCCAACGATTAGTTAAGCTTCGCGAAAAGTATAAAGCTAATCTTGAAATTGTGATGCGAGTTTATTTTGAAAAACCGCGCACAACGGTTGGTTGGAAAGGGCTTATTAACGATCCATACCTCGATAACAGTTTTAAGTTAAACGACGGCCTGCGCATGGGGCGAAAGTTGTTGCTTGATCTTAATGATATGGGTTTACCCACTGCCGGTGAATTCTTAGACATGATCACCCCGCAATACATGGCCGACTTTATGTGTTGGGGAGCCATTGGTGCTCGTACGACAGAAAGCCAAGTTCACCGCGAATTAGCCTCTGGCCTGTCGTGTCCGGTTGGTTTTAAAAACGGTACCGATGGCACTATCAAAGTTGCCGTTGACGCCGTTGGTGCAGCAAGTGCTTCACACCACTTTTTGTCAGTGACTAAATACGGCCATTCAGCTATTGTTGAAACTGCAGGTAACCCTGACTGTCATATCATCTTGCGCGGCGGTAAAGAGACTAATTACGATAAAGACAGCGTTAAAGAGGTAACAGACCAACTAGCGAGTGCTAAGCTGAACACTAAAATCATGATTGATTTTAGCCATGCTAATAGCAAGAAAAAGTTTGAAAATCAGATGCTAGTGAGCGATGACGTCGCTGCACAAATTGCGCAAGGTAACCAAGATATTTTTGGTGTTATGGTAGAAAGTCATTTAGTCGAAGGTCGTCAAGACTTAGTTGATGGTAAAGCTGCTAACTATGGTCAAAGTATTACTGATGCTTGCATCGGTTGGGAAGACACGGAAAAGCTGCTTGCTCAACTAAATGATGCGGTTGCAACCCGTAACAAATAG
- the add gene encoding adenosine deaminase, whose translation MTSYNPNLPLIDLHRHLDGNIRPQTTWELAQQNNIQLPAANLQDFLPHVQIQESEPDLLSFLAKLDWGVKVLTSLDDVKRVAYENVEDAYNAGLSYAELRFSPFYMAMTNKLPVADVVAAVVDGIKSGQQDYNIQINLLGILSRTFGIKHCTTELNALLTHKQHITGIDLAGDETNFPCEMFVDLFKQARNADMRITVHAGEAQGPESVWQAINLLGAERIGHGVNSYQDKDLLDHMAKYNIGLESCLTSNFQTGTVSDLRQHPITTFLANGNLVCLNTDDPAVEGIEIKHEFELAKQLFDFSAEQFTKLQENAITMSFLSDSEKRALRTK comes from the coding sequence ATGACCAGCTACAACCCAAACCTGCCACTTATTGATCTGCATCGCCATCTCGATGGTAACATTCGTCCGCAAACCACTTGGGAACTTGCTCAGCAAAACAATATTCAATTGCCTGCTGCAAACCTCCAAGACTTTTTACCTCATGTACAAATCCAAGAAAGTGAACCTGATTTACTCTCGTTCTTAGCTAAATTGGATTGGGGGGTAAAAGTGCTAACGTCATTAGATGACGTAAAACGCGTTGCTTATGAAAATGTTGAAGATGCTTACAATGCAGGGTTGAGTTACGCCGAACTTAGATTTTCTCCTTTTTATATGGCAATGACCAATAAGCTGCCGGTGGCAGACGTTGTTGCTGCAGTCGTCGATGGCATTAAATCAGGTCAACAAGATTACAACATTCAAATTAATTTACTCGGTATCCTCAGTCGCACCTTTGGCATTAAACACTGTACAACTGAGTTAAACGCCCTACTTACTCATAAGCAACACATTACCGGCATTGATCTGGCTGGTGATGAAACCAATTTTCCTTGCGAAATGTTTGTTGATTTATTTAAGCAAGCGCGTAACGCAGACATGCGGATTACTGTGCATGCGGGTGAAGCCCAAGGCCCAGAGAGCGTTTGGCAAGCAATCAACCTATTAGGCGCAGAACGAATTGGCCATGGTGTGAACAGTTATCAAGATAAAGATTTACTTGACCATATGGCCAAGTATAATATCGGCCTCGAATCTTGCCTGACGTCTAATTTTCAAACAGGTACGGTCAGTGATTTACGTCAACACCCTATTACTACTTTCTTAGCAAATGGTAATTTAGTGTGTTTGAACACTGACGATCCAGCTGTTGAAGGAATAGAAATTAAGCATGAGTTCGAGTTAGCGAAGCAGTTGTTTGATTTTTCCGCTGAGCAGTTCACCAAACTGCAAGAAAACGCCATTACCATGAGTTTTCTTTCCGACAGTGAAAAGCGAGCACTGCGTACAAAGTAA
- a CDS encoding XapX domain-containing protein, translating into MSEVLLSLGTGALVGVIFSLFKLPLPAPPVISGIVGIFGIYLGSVGYHWIVERFFS; encoded by the coding sequence ATGAGTGAAGTGCTTTTATCTTTAGGCACAGGTGCTTTAGTTGGGGTAATTTTTTCCCTGTTTAAGCTACCATTACCTGCACCACCAGTAATTTCAGGCATTGTAGGTATTTTTGGTATTTACTTAGGCAGCGTTGGCTATCACTGGATTGTCGAACGATTCTTTAGCTAA
- a CDS encoding DUF4870 domain-containing protein — translation MHLHTSTHTDHDYARMIAFLSYITIIGWLVAIVLYGQHKQGINKRQFTSFHLRQSLGLIITAAILSFIPLIGWMMNLVVAVFWLISAFYAFKGEYYRVPWLGNEYQNQLRFIT, via the coding sequence ATGCATTTGCACACCAGTACTCATACGGACCATGATTATGCGCGGATGATTGCTTTTTTAAGTTATATCACGATTATTGGTTGGCTCGTTGCCATTGTGCTATACGGGCAACACAAGCAAGGTATCAACAAACGCCAATTTACCAGTTTTCATTTACGCCAATCACTAGGGCTCATTATCACGGCAGCGATTTTGTCGTTTATTCCTTTGATTGGTTGGATGATGAATCTAGTTGTCGCAGTGTTTTGGCTGATTAGCGCTTTTTATGCGTTTAAAGGGGAGTATTATCGGGTGCCTTGGCTCGGCAATGAATATCAAAATCAATTGCGCTTTATCACCTAG
- a CDS encoding AAA family ATPase, with amino-acid sequence MDQLINQVISQVNSVVLGKDKEVRLAVACLLAKGHLLIEDLPGMGKTTLAQVLAKVFGLSYQRCQFTSDMLPSDVTGISIFDAEQKQFVLHHGPIFNQLVLADEINRASPKTQSALLEAMEEHQVSIDGVTHELPSPFFVIATQNPLFHAGTNPLPESQLDRFMMRLSLGFPDVEAEKQILLGEGLKQKVEQADCVLNHQQLADIQKAVNEVSVSEAVLEYIIALSHVSRSSDFNANPLSPRAGKALLNAAKAWAFIHQRNYLLPEDVQAVFTSVCEHRLDAGVTELARDGGLALEVMKKVDVLSPLS; translated from the coding sequence ATGGATCAGTTAATTAATCAAGTTATTAGCCAAGTAAATAGTGTGGTGCTAGGCAAAGACAAAGAGGTTCGCCTTGCAGTAGCGTGTTTGTTAGCTAAAGGGCATCTGTTAATTGAAGATTTGCCGGGCATGGGGAAAACCACGCTTGCTCAAGTATTAGCTAAAGTATTTGGCTTAAGTTACCAACGTTGCCAATTTACCAGTGACATGCTGCCATCCGATGTAACGGGTATTTCTATTTTTGACGCTGAGCAAAAGCAATTTGTACTTCATCATGGTCCTATATTTAACCAACTCGTGCTCGCCGATGAAATTAATCGGGCAAGCCCTAAAACACAATCAGCACTTTTGGAAGCGATGGAAGAGCATCAAGTGAGCATTGATGGTGTTACTCATGAATTACCTTCGCCATTTTTTGTGATCGCAACACAAAACCCACTATTTCATGCCGGTACAAACCCATTGCCGGAATCTCAGCTTGATCGATTTATGATGCGCTTATCGCTTGGTTTTCCTGATGTTGAAGCAGAAAAACAAATATTGTTAGGGGAAGGGTTAAAACAAAAAGTCGAACAAGCAGATTGTGTACTTAATCATCAGCAACTAGCTGACATCCAAAAAGCAGTTAATGAAGTGAGCGTGTCGGAAGCTGTACTGGAATATATTATCGCGCTCAGTCATGTATCACGCTCAAGTGATTTTAATGCCAACCCTTTATCACCTCGCGCTGGTAAAGCCTTGCTCAATGCAGCTAAAGCTTGGGCTTTTATCCATCAACGTAATTACCTGTTACCCGAAGATGTACAAGCGGTTTTTACTAGCGTATGTGAACATAGATTAGATGCAGGTGTCACTGAGTTGGCGCGCGATGGCGGTTTAGCGTTAGAAGTGATGAAAAAAGTAGATGTACTATCACCATTATCGTGA
- a CDS encoding DUF58 domain-containing protein, translating into MINTFKQYWANKFNQWLTVRVPVASEFELSNRNIFIFPTRFGLVYILVLLILFLLGTNYQNNVIILLSYLMGSFFITVKLTAFFNLKGLVIRAERYAQGFQGQDIPVKITLDANSAKYGLTLGFKDQSTTQVKYAGKTSNSNPQDRQTEVTIYFHANKRGIISPGRVKILSEHAFGLFRVWSWLDFGHELVVYPHPKAIASKHLLEMPSVAEDGELAVSHREGDEFKELASFKPGESMSRVAWKQLARGQGKLTKHYHQLTGQRRHLSLDMLPPVSIEQKLSYLCYLVLQYSQASYSFGLSLTQKHINADHGEQHKQQCLRALAEFNG; encoded by the coding sequence ATGATAAATACCTTTAAACAATACTGGGCAAATAAGTTCAATCAATGGCTGACAGTGCGAGTGCCTGTCGCAAGTGAATTTGAATTATCTAATCGTAATATTTTTATTTTTCCTACTCGTTTTGGCTTAGTTTATATCCTTGTTTTATTGATACTTTTCTTGCTTGGGACGAATTATCAAAACAATGTCATTATTTTGCTGAGCTACTTAATGGGCAGCTTTTTTATTACGGTAAAACTGACTGCTTTTTTTAATTTAAAAGGCTTAGTGATACGAGCAGAGCGCTATGCACAGGGCTTTCAAGGGCAAGATATACCGGTAAAAATAACGCTTGATGCCAACTCAGCAAAATATGGCTTGACGCTCGGGTTTAAAGATCAATCAACCACACAGGTTAAATACGCAGGTAAAACATCAAATTCAAACCCTCAAGACCGTCAAACAGAGGTCACCATTTACTTTCATGCAAACAAGCGCGGCATCATCTCACCTGGTCGTGTAAAGATCTTAAGCGAACATGCGTTTGGTCTGTTTCGGGTTTGGTCTTGGCTAGACTTTGGTCATGAGCTAGTGGTTTATCCTCACCCTAAAGCGATAGCCAGCAAACATTTATTGGAAATGCCAAGCGTGGCTGAAGATGGTGAGCTGGCAGTGAGTCATCGTGAGGGTGATGAGTTTAAAGAATTGGCATCATTCAAGCCGGGCGAGTCAATGTCACGTGTCGCTTGGAAACAGTTAGCACGCGGACAAGGCAAACTTACTAAACACTATCATCAATTAACTGGGCAACGGCGACATTTGTCATTAGACATGCTACCACCGGTATCAATAGAGCAAAAACTGTCCTATTTATGTTACTTGGTGTTGCAATATAGCCAAGCCAGTTACTCTTTTGGTCTGTCGCTTACACAAAAGCATATTAACGCCGATCACGGTGAGCAACATAAACAGCAATGCTTACGCGCATTAGCTGAGTTTAATGGGTAG
- a CDS encoding transglutaminaseTgpA domain-containing protein: MLDSIVKTNPNKRPKNLAQLVNEKRVNFSVFDFKNRSGAEHYQLSLLNCWLLLLVQTLTLALFVTELTTWMLALIALSLLWQVARISAAKHQASRLVRGQGRQGKIQATPRLIVALFALTGAGIIILNGQSLGLLSSMVHLICFAYAIKAFEIRKRADFFQLILIGLFLHACALIFTQNIWFAALVVMLVTLNFALLYRVFASAIGIPIAYRETGKLLLLSIPLAVALFVFFPRLSPFWQVPLANTAKTGLGSDVRPGDIAKLALSDELAFRVQFEGAIPAKTQMYWRAMTMPFYNGQRWSRSQNNKPPLYLASEPEYQISSDDRRAYTYQVMAEQSNQHWLFALDTALAPGNDARQLNDFSLINNQPLTKTKSYQVTSFPNAIREPEMSEAFQRFYKRIPDDANPQLQALGRELAAQYQNPQALINHVLAQFREQAYFYTLSPPLLSNNSLDQFYFDTRSGFCEHYASSFAFLMRSAGIPARLVTGYLGGERNEQGNYYAIYQYDAHAWTEVWLEGRGWVAVDPTSAVSPDRVSDNMADALREQRINLAGAFSWQAFSSAAWLANIRMQIEAIDYQWNRLVLSYSVDKQSRFLRELLGSGSFWKSTAIVMSVFLLMFLLLWLRGIYQQPSVKLPRWQRQFNKLLVKLAEQGVERAPHQVPNSLVPLIAAHHNEASILFAKLCKLHDLLSYQTLSHNEFKTQEKLFIRTCRECNKKLG, translated from the coding sequence ATGTTGGACTCAATCGTCAAAACTAACCCCAACAAACGACCAAAAAATTTAGCGCAACTTGTAAATGAAAAGCGCGTGAATTTTTCGGTATTTGATTTTAAAAATCGCTCAGGTGCAGAGCATTATCAGTTAAGTTTGCTTAATTGCTGGCTACTTCTGTTAGTTCAAACCTTAACATTAGCCTTGTTCGTTACCGAGTTAACAACTTGGATGCTAGCACTTATCGCACTAAGTCTATTATGGCAAGTTGCCCGAATTAGCGCAGCTAAACATCAAGCTAGTCGCCTAGTTAGAGGTCAGGGTAGGCAAGGAAAAATACAAGCAACGCCTCGACTGATAGTTGCGTTATTTGCTTTAACTGGTGCAGGGATCATTATTCTTAACGGTCAGTCGTTGGGGCTACTGTCAAGCATGGTGCATTTAATTTGCTTTGCTTATGCCATCAAAGCTTTTGAAATTCGCAAGCGGGCTGACTTCTTTCAACTGATTCTCATTGGTCTTTTTTTACATGCATGCGCATTAATTTTTACGCAAAACATTTGGTTCGCAGCCCTTGTTGTCATGTTAGTAACCTTAAATTTCGCGTTGTTATACCGAGTCTTTGCCAGCGCTATTGGCATCCCTATCGCTTATCGCGAAACGGGTAAGCTGCTATTGCTAAGTATTCCACTTGCCGTTGCGCTATTTGTTTTTTTCCCGCGTTTGTCACCATTTTGGCAAGTACCGCTAGCAAATACGGCTAAAACTGGGTTGGGTAGTGATGTAAGGCCTGGTGATATTGCGAAACTCGCGTTGTCAGATGAGTTGGCATTTCGTGTCCAGTTTGAAGGCGCGATACCCGCCAAAACACAAATGTATTGGCGCGCGATGACTATGCCATTTTATAACGGTCAACGATGGAGCCGAAGCCAAAATAACAAACCACCGCTTTATTTAGCCAGTGAGCCTGAATATCAGATATCTTCGGATGATCGGCGCGCTTACACTTATCAAGTGATGGCAGAGCAAAGCAATCAACATTGGCTATTTGCCCTAGATACAGCTTTGGCGCCGGGAAACGATGCTAGGCAGCTTAACGATTTTTCGCTAATTAATAATCAGCCATTAACCAAAACAAAATCTTATCAGGTAACTAGTTTTCCGAATGCGATACGTGAGCCTGAAATGTCTGAGGCATTTCAACGTTTCTATAAGCGCATACCTGATGATGCTAACCCGCAATTACAAGCGCTAGGACGCGAGCTGGCAGCGCAATACCAAAATCCGCAAGCGCTTATCAATCATGTCTTAGCGCAATTTCGAGAGCAAGCGTATTTCTATACGCTAAGCCCGCCGTTACTTTCGAATAACAGCCTTGACCAGTTCTATTTTGATACCCGATCAGGTTTTTGTGAGCATTATGCGAGCAGTTTCGCCTTTTTAATGCGCTCAGCGGGTATACCAGCGAGATTGGTGACCGGATATTTAGGTGGGGAACGCAATGAACAGGGTAATTATTACGCCATTTATCAATATGATGCACACGCGTGGACAGAGGTGTGGCTTGAAGGTCGTGGTTGGGTAGCGGTTGATCCAACCTCTGCGGTAAGTCCAGATAGGGTCAGTGATAATATGGCTGACGCCCTTAGGGAACAACGAATTAATTTAGCAGGCGCATTTAGTTGGCAAGCATTTTCAAGTGCTGCGTGGTTAGCCAATATTCGCATGCAAATAGAAGCAATAGATTACCAATGGAATCGCTTGGTACTGAGTTACAGTGTGGATAAACAATCACGTTTTCTTCGCGAATTACTCGGTAGCGGCAGTTTTTGGAAATCAACCGCCATTGTGATGAGTGTGTTTCTATTAATGTTTTTACTGCTCTGGTTGCGGGGTATATATCAGCAACCATCAGTTAAATTGCCTCGCTGGCAACGGCAGTTTAACAAGTTGTTAGTGAAATTAGCCGAACAAGGTGTGGAACGAGCACCTCATCAGGTACCTAACAGCCTAGTACCGCTAATTGCGGCTCATCATAATGAAGCGAGTATCTTGTTCGCTAAGCTTTGTAAGTTACATGATCTTCTAAGTTATCAAACGCTGTCTCATAATGAATTTAAAACGCAGGAAAAATTGTTTATTCGGACTTGTCGCGAGTGTAATAAAAAGCTTGGCTAA
- the deoD gene encoding purine-nucleoside phosphorylase, with protein MATPHIEAAVGDFAETVLMPGDPLRAKFIADNFLEDVKCVTRVRNMFGFTGTYKGKRVSVMGSGMGIPSISIYATELYKEYGVEKIIRIGSCGAVRDDIKVRDIVVGMAASTDSNVNRNRLDNCDFAATADFGLLKNVVDTAEKLGKDVHVGNIFTADLFYTPKPEMFAKMENLGILAVEMEAAGLYGVAAEYGKKALTVLTVSDHIKTGEETTADERENTFKDMMELTLESVL; from the coding sequence ATGGCAACACCACATATTGAAGCTGCTGTCGGCGACTTCGCCGAAACAGTACTAATGCCTGGCGACCCACTACGCGCCAAGTTTATTGCAGACAATTTCTTAGAAGACGTAAAATGCGTCACTCGCGTACGTAACATGTTCGGTTTTACCGGCACATACAAAGGCAAGCGAGTTTCTGTGATGGGCTCTGGTATGGGCATTCCATCAATTTCAATTTACGCGACCGAACTATACAAAGAATACGGCGTAGAAAAAATTATTCGTATTGGCTCATGTGGCGCAGTACGTGACGATATTAAGGTTCGTGATATTGTTGTTGGTATGGCAGCAAGCACAGACTCAAATGTAAACCGCAATCGCCTAGACAATTGTGACTTTGCAGCAACGGCTGATTTTGGTTTATTAAAAAATGTTGTAGATACAGCAGAGAAACTAGGCAAAGATGTTCACGTTGGTAACATTTTTACTGCTGATTTGTTCTACACACCAAAACCAGAAATGTTCGCTAAAATGGAAAACTTAGGTATTTTAGCCGTAGAAATGGAAGCAGCTGGCCTTTACGGCGTTGCAGCAGAGTACGGTAAAAAAGCATTAACTGTATTAACGGTTAGTGATCACATCAAAACTGGTGAAGAAACCACCGCCGATGAGCGTGAAAACACCTTTAAAGATATGATGGAATTAACGTTGGAAAGCGTACTTTAA